Proteins found in one Brachypodium distachyon strain Bd21 chromosome 5, Brachypodium_distachyon_v3.0, whole genome shotgun sequence genomic segment:
- the LOC100822699 gene encoding lysine-rich arabinogalactan protein 19 translates to MAPSARQRHAPPRAATLTLLLPLLLLSSPSLSFAAADSPPSSPAPLQAPPGQGASDSDPTPPPPPHKHHHRHRRHRPPPPPPPRRRLNFGERLGIAFAGVAAAMQVVLGAFLALRAWQLRRLDRAEVSSSTPLT, encoded by the coding sequence ATGGCGCCAAGCGCACGGCAACGGCATGCACCCCCGCGAGCCGCGACCTTGACCCTCCTcctgcccctcctcctcctctcctccccgtccctctccttcgccgccgccgactccccGCCGTCGAGCCCCGCCCCGCTCCAGGCGCCGCCGGGGCAGGGCGCGTCTGACTCCGACCCCactcccccgccgcctccgcacaagcaccaccaccggcaccggcgccaccgtccgcccccgcccccgccgcccagGCGGCGGCTAAACTTCGGGGAGAGGCTCGGGATTGCCTTCGCCGGCGTCGCCGCGGCAATGCAGGTCGTCCTCGGCGCCTTCCTGGCCCTGCGCGCGTggcagctgcggcggctgGACAGGGCCGAGGTGTCCTCCTCCACGCCCCTCACCTGA